TGACCCCCTACGCGACGGCCGTGAACCTCCGGCTGGCCACGGTGGTCGGCGGGCTGTCCATCACCAAGCAGGCGGGAGCGCTCCGGCGCGGCGCCGAGGTGCTCGTGGCGACTCCGGGCAGGCTCAACGACCTCGTGGAACGCGGCGACTGCGTGCTCGGCAGCGTGGGCATCACGGTGCTGGACGAAGCCGACCAGATGACCGACATGGGCTTCCTGCCGCAGATCACCAAGCTGATCCAGCAAGTGCGGCCCGACGGACAGCGCATGCTCTTCTCGGCCACCCTGGACCGCAACATCGACCGCCTGGTGCAGCGGTTCCTCACCGACCCCGTGGTGCACTCCGTGGACCCGTCCGCGGGAGCGGTGACCACCATGGAGCACCACGTGCTCCACCTCCAGGACGAGACCGACAAGAAGGCCGTCACCACGCGCATCGCCGCCCGTGACGGCCGGGTCATCCTCTTCCTCGACACCAAGAGGTCCGCCGACCGGCTCACCAAGCGGCTCCTGGCCGTCGGTGTCCGCGCGGCGGCGCTGCACGGAGGCCGCTCCCAGCCGCAGCGCAACCGGACCCTGGAACAGTTCAAGAACGGCCAGGTCACCGCCCTGGTGGCGACGAACGTCGCGGCCCGGGGCATACACATCGACGACCTCGACCTGGTCGTCAACGTCGATCCCCCCACCGACCACAAGGACTACGTCCACCGGGGCGGCCGCACGGCCCGCGCCGGCGGCTCCGGCAGCGTGGTCACGCTGGTCCTGCCCGACCAGAAGCGGGACGTCACCCGGCTCATGTCGGACGCGGGCATCCGTCCCCGAACGGCCCGCATCACCTCGAGCGACGAGGAACTGGCCACCATCACCGGCGCCCGCGAGCCTTCCGGCGTGCCCGTCACCATCGAGGTCCCCCAGCCGGCGACACCGACGGCGTCCCGCCCGGACCGGACGACCGGCACCGAGGGCGGCAGGCGGTCCGGCCGCCGGCGCCGCAACGGCGGCGGGCCCGGAGCGGCGACAGGCACTGCCACCAGGACGGGGGGCCGGGGCTCCGAGCGCCGGGCCGCCGCCGGGGCGGCAGCGTCCGGGGATACCTCCGCAACCGGCGGACGCGGCTCCGCCCTCCGTGGGGGAGCCGCCGGGGCCACGGGTGGTGCCGCGGGCGCGGGCGGCCGTGGTGCCGCGGGCGCGGGCGGCCGTGGTGCCGCGGGCGCGGGCGGCCGTGGTGCCGACCGCCGCAGCGCGGCCGACACCTCATCCGGCAAGAACACCCGCGGTTCCCGTCGGCGATCGGCGTCCGGCGGAGCCGCGGGGGGCGCTGCCGGCAGCGGCGGCCGGGGCTCCGACCGCCGGGGCGGCCGCCGCACCTCGGCCACCTAGTGCCCCGACGGGCACCAGGCACCCTGTCGACCACCCCGCGTAGGCGGCGCACCGTACGCGTTGCAGCCTGCTCGGCCCGCGTGCTCAGCCGGCCGTGCAGGACGTCCCGTTGAGCGTGAAGTCGTACGGCGCCCGGTTCCGGTCCTGCCAGGTGCCGATGAACCCGAAGGACAGGGAGCCGTGCGCGGCGACGGTCCTGTTGTAGTCGGCGGCGGTGGCGGTGACGCGGGAGCCGCTCTGATGGACGGTGGCGTCCCACACCTGGCCGACCTGCTGGCCGTCGCGGAAGGCCCAGGACACGTTCCAGCCGGCCAGGGGCCGGTCGGTGGTGACGGTGACGGTGGCCTGGAAGCCGTCGGGCCACTGGTTGACGAGGTCGTAGGCGACCCGGCAGGTCGTCGCGGGGGCGGAGGTGTCGTCGTCGGTTCCGGGCTGGGGTGCGGCGGAGGAGGTGCCCTGCGGTTCGGGGTCGGGCTTCTCGCGGCGGGAGCCGGCCGTCGTGGGCACCGCGGAGGGGGTGCTGACGGAGGGTGCCGTCGGCGAGGCCGGCGGGGTGGGGTCGGTGCGGGAGACGCTCGGGTCGGCGACCGGCTGCCGGTCGTCGCGGGCGGCGGCGGTGTCGCCGCCGGAGCCGCCGAACGGCATCATCGACACGCCGAGCGCCAGCGCCGACAGCAGTACGGCGGCGGCGAGCAGGCCGCCGCGCAGGACACGGCTGCGGCCGGTGCCCTCCTCCGGATCACCGCCGGCGGGGTCGGCGCCGCCGGGGCGTCCGGCGAGGCGGACCTCGGCGGCCCGGCGGCGGCGTTCCAGGTAGGCGAGGCCACCCCAGCCGATGACCCCGCCGGCCAGCGCGGCCGGCAGTCCGCCGCCGTGCAGGCGCAGGCACGCGGCGGCCTCGGCACACCGCACACAGGTGGCGAGGTGCCGGGAGAGGTCGTCGGGGGCGTCGGCGGCCGGCGAGCGGGTGACCGCGTCGAGCAGGCGGGCGTAGGAGCGGCACTGCGCGTCCATCGGCGTGTCGAGGTGGGCGCGGTGGCAGCGGTCCCGGAACAGGGAGCGGACCTGGTCGAGTTCGTCGGCGACGGTGGCCGGGTCCAGGCCGAGCCGGCGGGCGACGGCCGGCAGCGGCAGTGCCTCCACCTCGGCCAGCCACAGCAGCGCCGCGTCGGCCTCCTGCATGTCCCTGAGGCCGCGCAGCGCGATCGGGCGCTCCAGTGGCGGTCCCGTAAAGCGGGCGGCGCTACCGGAGTTGAGCCACAGCCTGAGGTCGGGGTCGAGCTTGTGCCCCTGCCCGCCGGCCTCCCAGGCGGCGGCGGTGTCGCGTACGGCGGTGAGCAGCGCCGGGATGGTGGGCAGCCGTGCGGTGCGCCGGCCCGCGCCGCGCACATGGGTGCTGGCGGCGGCGCGGACCTCGCGCATGCCGAGCGTGAAGGCCTCGGTCGCCAGTTGATGGGCCGTCAGGGACCCGGAGGTGCACAGGTCCGCGTAACTGAGCACCGCGTCCCAGCCCTCCGAGAACAGCGCGGACTCGGTGGCGTCCTTGGGGGTCGGCAGGTCGGGCATGGGACTCCTGCATCCACGAACGAGGGCAACTCACCACAGAGGGAAGGGAGTTGCTGGGAACCTCGCGGCAGAACACAGAGCCTTTCACGTTCTTGACACAACTGACAAGCGGCCTGTTCACATCCGGTTACCGCCTGTGCCGGCACGCGTGCGCGACGCGACGACCCCACAACTCCGGCTTGCTGTACGGACGCGGGCGCCGTTCCACTCACCGCCGCGCCGACCCGGTGCGCGGGATCACACCTCGGCCGGTGCCTCCGCCTCCGTCCCTTCGTCCGCGGGCAGACTGTCCATGAAGGAGCTGACGGAGAAGACCGCGCGGCCGGGTCCGGGCGGGCCGTAGCCGGGCGGGGAGGAGAGCCCGAAGTCGTCCATCGTCCGACGGTAGGCCTGCAGCAGCCGGATGTGGTACTCCAGCGGCGCGCCCTGCGGGTTGGCCTTGCCGAGCGGGGTGGTGGGCTCCGGGCACCAGGTGGTGAAGCGCGGGGTGATGCCGTGCGACATGAAGAAGCGCAGTCCCTCGGTGGTCGACTCGATCGCCTCGTCCACCGTCGTGAACCCGAACGGCTCGGCCATCTCCACGCCCGCCACGAAGTTGGGGATCACATTGCGCGCGCCGAACACCTCGGCGGAGTCCAGGATCCGCTTGTGCCACTCGTCGCGGCCGACGTACCGCTCCTTGCCCGGGCAGTACAGCTCGAACAGCCGGCGGTCCCACACCTCGAAGTTGGGGTGGTAGATCTGCACGCCGTAGTCCTTGAACCGCTGCACGTCCGCCTTGGGCAGCGCCTGCGCGACGACCTTGCCGATCCAGCGGCCCGGGAAGCGCTCCTCGATGGCCTTGGCGTAGTGGCCGTAGAAGTCGGCCTCGTCGCGCCCGGCGACCGTCTTGGTGATCGCGCCGCCGGTCAGCGTGTACGCGGTGGAGGTCTTCTGGGTGTCGTACCGGTCGATGATCTCGAGGGCCTCCAGCACCTCCTCGACGTCCTTCACGCCGGTGTACGGCCGCCCGGCCGCCTTGTGCTGGCGCCAGTTGTGGTTGATGTCGCAGTACTGGCACTCCTCCTTGGCGCCGAAGTACTGGCAGACCCGGAAGACGGTGAGGTAGATCAGATAGCCCCACTGGATGGTCGGGGCCACCTCCATCACGGACTTTCCGTTGGAGAGGGTGTGCCGGTAGTACTCCGGCATGGGCGGCACACCGACGTCCGCGATCCGCTTCCCGTCGAGGTACAGACCGAGCAGCCCCTGACCGTCGGCCGCCACCCGGTACGGCGAGGCCGGATTCACCCGTACGGAGACGACGGTGCGCCGCAGGTCGTAGGGACCACCCGTGAGGATGATCTCCTCCGGGGGCCGGCGCAGCGCCGCCTCGCCGAGCTCGGGCAGGGTGCCGTGGTCGAAGGAGAAGATGAAGTACGACTTCGGCTTGACCTCGCCGCTCTCGTTGTCACTGAGGGCGGACGGGTCGAAGGCGACACCGCCGCGGAGCAGGTCCTCCTTGAAGACCGCTTCTCTGGGCACCTGCGGGAAGCGCTCCAGCAGATCCTCGACCAGCGCGGTACGACTGCCCATCCGTCTGTTCTCCTCCCGGCTCAGGCGTACGACTTACACCGTATGCCCCCGCCTGCGGCTCATCCGTGCCGGGTCCCCGCACGGCGCGCGATGTGGTCCGGCACGGCGGTCCCGGCCGGCAGCGCCGGGTCGGGTTCGGGAGTGCCCCACACCGTGGTCAGCGGCAGGACTCCGGCCCACAGGCCGAGGGCCGCGTCGGGTCCGTCGCCGTCGTCCGGGGCGCCCGTGCGGATCTTGACGGAGGCCTCTTCGAGACAGAGGGCGAGGAGGGTGGTGGCGGCCAGTTCCTTGCGGCTGGGGCGGCGAGCGTACGACCACTGGCCCGGCGCGGAGTGCTCGGTGAGCCGGCGCAGGCCCTCCAGCTTCTCCTCGGGGTCGGTGACCTTGCGGGCCGTGCCGTGGATCATGGCGCTGCGGTAGTTCACGCCGTGCTCGAAGACGGACCGGGCGAGCACTAGCCCGTCCACGTGCGTGACCGTCACGCACACCGGCGTCTCTCCTGCGAGGCTGCGGCTGGCCACGGACCCATGCAGATACAGCCATCGCTCGTCCCGCCCGTACACCGTGGGCACGACGAGGGGCCGCCCGTCGACCAGCACGCCGAGATGGCAGACGAATCCGGCGTCGAGGATCGCCTCCAGGTCCGCCCGCTCCAGGCTGCCCTGCTCGCGCAGGCGGCGGTGACGGGTGCGGTCGGTGAGGGGCAGCCGGGCGGGAAGCGGTTCCTGGGTCATGGCAGGAAAGGTACCGATATCGCACTCATGGAGCCAGCGAGATTTCATATACGTCGATCCAATCTAGGAATACGACGAAATCCGCAGCATTCCTCCCCGCTGGGCCGATCCGGATGAGAGGCTCGGCACACAGGCACTCTCCGGGAGGGACGTAACCGTGACAGGGACGGCCGAGACCGCCGGGACGGTCACCAACTGGGCGCGCACCATCACCTACACCGCGCGGGAGTTCCACCGTCCGCGCACGCTCGACGGGCTGGCGTCGCTGGTGGCGCGCAGTGAGCGGGTGCGGGTGCTGGGCAGTGGGCACTCCTTCAACCGGATCGCCGACCCGGGTCCGGACGGCGTGCTGCTGTCCACCGCCGGGCTGCCGCGGGTGATCGAGGTCGACACGGCGGCGCGCGCGGTCCGCGTCGCGGGCGGGGTCCGCTACGCCGAACTGGCCGCCGCGGTCCACGCGCACGGTCTCGCCCTCCCCAACATGGCGTCCCTGCCGCACATTTCGGTGGCCGGTTCGGTGGCGACGGGCACGCACGGCTCGGGCGTGGACAACGGCCCGCTGGCGTCGGCGGTTCGGGAGGTGGAGATGGTCCTCGCGGACGGTACGACCGGGACGACGGGCCGGGACGACGCCCGGTTCGACGGTGCCGTGACCTCCCTCGGCGCACTCGGCGTCGTCACCGGGCTCACGCTCGACCTGGAGCCGGCGTACGAGGTGGAGCAGCGGGTCTACACCGAACTCCCGCTGGAGGGGCTGGACTTCGACGCCGTGATGGCCGCGGGGTACAGCGTGAGCCTGTTCACGAACTGGCGGGAACCGGGCTTCGGGCAGGTGTGGGTCAAGCGGCGCACCGATCAGCCGGCGGTGGACTTCCCCTGGGCGGCGCCCGCGCGGGTGCCGCTGCACCCGGTGCCGGGCATGCCCGCGGGCAACTGCACCGAGCAGCTGGGCGTGCCCGATCCGTGGCACGAGCGGCTGCCGCACTTCCGGGCGGAGTTCACGCCGAGCAGCGGGGAGGAGATCCAGTCGGAGTATCTGCTGCCGCGGTCGGCGGCCGTCGATGCGCTGTATGCAATCGACGGTATTCGGTCGGCAGTCGCCGGTGTAGTGCAGACCTGTGAAGTGCGTACGGTCGCCGCCGACACCCAGTGGCTGAGCCCGGCCCACGGACGGGATTCGGTCGCGCTGCACTTCACCTGGGTGCGGGACGAGACGGCGGTGCTGCCGGTGGTGCGCCGGCTGGAGGAGGCGCTGGACCCGTTCGACCCGCGCCCGCACTGGGGGAAGGTCTTCGAGATCCCCTCGGCCGTGGTCCGAAGTCGGTATCCCCGGTGGTACGACTTCTGGCGGCTGACCCGGTCCGTGGATCCTTCCGGCACGTTCGCCAACGCCTTCGTGCGGGACCACCTCGGCCTCGACGACTGAGGGCCGCTCGGACGGCTACTTTCTCCACCCCATTTCCAAAGCCCTTGTCGAAAGGGCTTGCCAGCCCATAGCCTGACGCCCGCGCCGGTGCCCATGCCGCCCCGGCCGGTCCGGCTGGACGGGATGGGAGGGGCCGCCGCGTTGAAGCGCACATCACGTGACATCCGCACCGCGAACCGCTACGAGGTGCTGCGCCAGATCATCGCCGAGTCTCCCACCTCCCGGCAGGAGCTGGCCGCCGCCACGGGGCTGAGCCTGGCCACGGTCGCCACGCTGGTCGGCGAGCTGCTGGACCTGCGGATGATCACCGAGGTGGGTTTCGAGGACTCGGCGGGCGGCCGGCCCCGGGGCCTGGTGGCCGTCAACGCGTCGGGGGGCGCGTTGATCGGCGTCGACATCGCGGAGACGTACGTCCATGTGGAGCTGTTCGACCTGGCGCTCAACGTACTGGCCCGCGCCGAGGAGGACATGCGGCCCGGTGAGAGCCGCCCGGAACAGGTGGTGGGCCATGTGGCCGCGGCCGTCGGCTCGGTGGTGGCACAGGCCGGGGTCGAGGCGGCCACGGTGCTCGGCGTCGGGGTGAGCGTGCCGGGCCAGGTGGACCGGGACACCGGTGTCGCCGAGTACGCGCCCAACTGGGACTGGCACGACGTGCCGTTGCTCGACCTGCTCGCCGAACACATCCCTTACCCCCTGCACTTGGACAATCCACTACGCGCCTGCGCGGTGGCCGAGCTGTGGTTCGGGGCCGCGCGGGGCCGCGGGGACGCAGTCGTGGTCAACCTGGGCACGGGGGTCGGCGCCGGTCTCGCCCTCGGCGGCGGGCTGCACCGGGGCGTGAGCAACAGCGCCGGCGAGTGGGGCCACACCACGCTGGTGCTGGACGGCCGGCTGTGCCACTGCGGCAACCACGGCTGCGTCGAGACGTACGTCGGCGCTCCCGGCATCATGCAGAACCTGCGCGAACTCAGCCCGCGCTCCCCCCTGTTGCACCCCGAGGACCAGACGGCCACCATCGCCGCGCTGGCCCGCGCGGTCGCCGCGGGCGACCCGGTGGCCCTCAAGGTGGTCCGAGACACCGCCCGCTATCTGGGTGCCGGCATCTCCGACCTGGTCAATCTCCTCAACCCCGAAGTGATCGTGCTCAGCAGCTGGGTCGCCGCCCGGCTGGGCGAGCCGCTGCTCGACGAGGTCCGCCGGGCCGTCGCCCGGCACGCACTGCGCCGGCCGCTGGCCGCCACCGAGATCGTCCTCTCCCCGATCCCCACCGACCCGGTGTCCCTCGGCGCGGCCACGTTCGCGCTGGAGGGCGCGTTGCGGTCCGTCGGGCAGAGGCCGAGCACCACCAAGCGCACCATCCCCGCGCGGAGCCGTACCGCACCGCCTCCATGACGACGGAAGGGATGCACGTGTCTCACCCCCGCAAGAGATCCCTGCTGCTGACGGCCTCCGCCGCACTGGCCGTCACCGGAGCCCTCCTCACCTCCCCGCCCGCGAACGCCACCGCCGCACCGGCCGCCGCCGAGGTCTCCCCCCACGCCGCGCAGACCATCTGACGGCCACCGCCACGGCCACGGGCGACGCAACTCAGCAGTGGCTGCTGAACGCCGACGGGCAGATCGTGAACGAGGCGTCGGGCCAGTGCCTCGACGTCAGCGGGCAGGCGACCGCCGACGGCAGCAAGGTGATTCTGTACAGCTGCGACGGCGGCACGAACGAGGCCTGCACCCGGCAGGCTGGTGCAGGGGATCGCGCAGACCGGTATCAAGGGCTGAGCTAGGAGAACGAT
Above is a genomic segment from Streptomyces fodineus containing:
- a CDS encoding ROK family transcriptional regulator produces the protein MKRTSRDIRTANRYEVLRQIIAESPTSRQELAAATGLSLATVATLVGELLDLRMITEVGFEDSAGGRPRGLVAVNASGGALIGVDIAETYVHVELFDLALNVLARAEEDMRPGESRPEQVVGHVAAAVGSVVAQAGVEAATVLGVGVSVPGQVDRDTGVAEYAPNWDWHDVPLLDLLAEHIPYPLHLDNPLRACAVAELWFGAARGRGDAVVVNLGTGVGAGLALGGGLHRGVSNSAGEWGHTTLVLDGRLCHCGNHGCVETYVGAPGIMQNLRELSPRSPLLHPEDQTATIAALARAVAAGDPVALKVVRDTARYLGAGISDLVNLLNPEVIVLSSWVAARLGEPLLDEVRRAVARHALRRPLAATEIVLSPIPTDPVSLGAATFALEGALRSVGQRPSTTKRTIPARSRTAPPP
- a CDS encoding pyridoxamine 5'-phosphate oxidase family protein; its protein translation is MTQEPLPARLPLTDRTRHRRLREQGSLERADLEAILDAGFVCHLGVLVDGRPLVVPTVYGRDERWLYLHGSVASRSLAGETPVCVTVTHVDGLVLARSVFEHGVNYRSAMIHGTARKVTDPEEKLEGLRRLTEHSAPGQWSYARRPSRKELAATTLLALCLEEASVKIRTGAPDDGDGPDAALGLWAGVLPLTTVWGTPEPDPALPAGTAVPDHIARRAGTRHG
- a CDS encoding DEAD/DEAH box helicase; amino-acid sequence: MSRRPQKSNRRASSPPPSASSTREFRLPESTTPALPAVEDFAGMDMPAGLLKTLTAQGVTTPFPIQAATLPNSLAGRDLLGRGRTGSGKTLAFGLALLARTAGLRAEPKAPLALVLVPTRELAQQVTDALTPYATAVNLRLATVVGGLSITKQAGALRRGAEVLVATPGRLNDLVERGDCVLGSVGITVLDEADQMTDMGFLPQITKLIQQVRPDGQRMLFSATLDRNIDRLVQRFLTDPVVHSVDPSAGAVTTMEHHVLHLQDETDKKAVTTRIAARDGRVILFLDTKRSADRLTKRLLAVGVRAAALHGGRSQPQRNRTLEQFKNGQVTALVATNVAARGIHIDDLDLVVNVDPPTDHKDYVHRGGRTARAGGSGSVVTLVLPDQKRDVTRLMSDAGIRPRTARITSSDEELATITGAREPSGVPVTIEVPQPATPTASRPDRTTGTEGGRRSGRRRRNGGGPGAATGTATRTGGRGSERRAAAGAAASGDTSATGGRGSALRGGAAGATGGAAGAGGRGAAGAGGRGAAGAGGRGADRRSAADTSSGKNTRGSRRRSASGGAAGGAAGSGGRGSDRRGGRRTSAT
- a CDS encoding radical SAM protein; the encoded protein is MGSRTALVEDLLERFPQVPREAVFKEDLLRGGVAFDPSALSDNESGEVKPKSYFIFSFDHGTLPELGEAALRRPPEEIILTGGPYDLRRTVVSVRVNPASPYRVAADGQGLLGLYLDGKRIADVGVPPMPEYYRHTLSNGKSVMEVAPTIQWGYLIYLTVFRVCQYFGAKEECQYCDINHNWRQHKAAGRPYTGVKDVEEVLEALEIIDRYDTQKTSTAYTLTGGAITKTVAGRDEADFYGHYAKAIEERFPGRWIGKVVAQALPKADVQRFKDYGVQIYHPNFEVWDRRLFELYCPGKERYVGRDEWHKRILDSAEVFGARNVIPNFVAGVEMAEPFGFTTVDEAIESTTEGLRFFMSHGITPRFTTWCPEPTTPLGKANPQGAPLEYHIRLLQAYRRTMDDFGLSSPPGYGPPGPGRAVFSVSSFMDSLPADEGTEAEAPAEV
- a CDS encoding RICIN domain-containing protein, coding for MTATATATGDATQQWLLNADGQIVNEASGQCLDVSGQATADGSKVILYSCDGGTNEACTRQAGAGDRADRYQGLS
- a CDS encoding FAD-binding protein yields the protein MTGTAETAGTVTNWARTITYTAREFHRPRTLDGLASLVARSERVRVLGSGHSFNRIADPGPDGVLLSTAGLPRVIEVDTAARAVRVAGGVRYAELAAAVHAHGLALPNMASLPHISVAGSVATGTHGSGVDNGPLASAVREVEMVLADGTTGTTGRDDARFDGAVTSLGALGVVTGLTLDLEPAYEVEQRVYTELPLEGLDFDAVMAAGYSVSLFTNWREPGFGQVWVKRRTDQPAVDFPWAAPARVPLHPVPGMPAGNCTEQLGVPDPWHERLPHFRAEFTPSSGEEIQSEYLLPRSAAVDALYAIDGIRSAVAGVVQTCEVRTVAADTQWLSPAHGRDSVALHFTWVRDETAVLPVVRRLEEALDPFDPRPHWGKVFEIPSAVVRSRYPRWYDFWRLTRSVDPSGTFANAFVRDHLGLDD
- a CDS encoding cellulose-binding domain-containing protein, producing the protein MPDLPTPKDATESALFSEGWDAVLSYADLCTSGSLTAHQLATEAFTLGMREVRAAASTHVRGAGRRTARLPTIPALLTAVRDTAAAWEAGGQGHKLDPDLRLWLNSGSAARFTGPPLERPIALRGLRDMQEADAALLWLAEVEALPLPAVARRLGLDPATVADELDQVRSLFRDRCHRAHLDTPMDAQCRSYARLLDAVTRSPAADAPDDLSRHLATCVRCAEAAACLRLHGGGLPAALAGGVIGWGGLAYLERRRRAAEVRLAGRPGGADPAGGDPEEGTGRSRVLRGGLLAAAVLLSALALGVSMMPFGGSGGDTAAARDDRQPVADPSVSRTDPTPPASPTAPSVSTPSAVPTTAGSRREKPDPEPQGTSSAAPQPGTDDDTSAPATTCRVAYDLVNQWPDGFQATVTVTTDRPLAGWNVSWAFRDGQQVGQVWDATVHQSGSRVTATAADYNRTVAAHGSLSFGFIGTWQDRNRAPYDFTLNGTSCTAG